From Trichoderma atroviride chromosome 1, complete sequence, one genomic window encodes:
- a CDS encoding uncharacterized protein (EggNog:ENOG41): MDEAALGADTRTGTVGLHLTRDGLLTPPGGWGSTISASCFGHRSSTSPSPNPPWLQANPPPLPTTRCQPRPTLQQKPGSARRPDHRSCCAQSLSRPWGEPSMADFLASFNFREEEPELDSRLCTGLEELQLQFRDALDGKVTATRAERVATRLDLAASAELTLGVSASENNVLEGLGALDPSLGGALPTDASVGADGGQVARVVLVNEAVMNQSSDEPVLQTAVAKHIAGGVGQVDGSEWALRDSSRGANGWIFTFICKGSMEHWQRQNKSQPKTLVAEYSHRELDPLLGSRPAFDCRGVITISFFRKSRTVSIEYDHLPLHRTVAELSALYQPLIPRRPLLAAEKKAKAPRQPGAQRKKRDGDNATNGEGKKPRKRKRKTDDAGASEEQGVTEIDPSLPTQIQTFTNQVGGDENGGQQQSQADQSAQNSAAGQLVINVTPEEAERRRNVAVAMLQQAAVDPESLSPEQFNIFANQSPDLQKESLNMLIRYGAERLRIVHPSSKEGSAQPPSRDSSSAPAVQSNVQEDPSGPVTTSGLALQTATPTTTKKSRKKKQTASNGDDGTTGEATTNGEAKKTRRRGPAKSRTSCAQCKQRRVKCPKETPICSECREAGLICEFAPPKPKKPKSNALITIEDEAEEDELEETLGEGQDDEPQLEGQQQSHGDDDDAEGFPDIGDEHVHTQMPIGDVLPNNVHVTDWEASHNQTSYFPPTATMAVSEAGTSQPPHTAGVPISDLVNLIMPSGRPYYSNMPAADMQEQTLAHQRKSSTQSSARHGPGRNMTARPAQDEEHHGSVNPQSLSEWSGDDSPVTQAAAVVAQAVTSMQDQDPHEPVYGLSEPPANRGSGWRSANAQQPSMGVSQKQGVSPAALQRPGTASPRNEIQRTSLPKGKQPSKRGAVQNSPSTDQQPNSRRSGLQKQVGMAGSAAYNSYDRYSSTRGAETASTDRISYEPYQYQRDAVGTAPYSGYGHSQLATTSAASIPAQTANTEIPAADRPGAQTFGPYTSSAQRNQSHNQSASYLGLRANAQAQEFNNSGSESSHDSRQVFHMRSQSGASRQGQAGMKQDRNYMTYPSHIQQQQQTPHQRAPPAARATHATCAAIEPTPELV; encoded by the exons ATGGACGAGGCTGCACTAGGCGCAGATACGCGGACCGGGACCGTGGGGCTGCATTTGACGCGCGATGGCCTGCTCACACCCCCCGGGGGTTGGGGCTCCACTATCAGCGCCTCTTGCTTCGGCCATCGCAGTTCGAcatcaccatcgccaaatcCGCCATGGTTACAGGCGAACCCGCCGCCACTGCCCACGACACGCTGCCAGCCCAGGCCGACTCTGCAGCAGAAGCCTGGCTCCGCTCGACGCCCCGATCACCGCAGCTGCTGCGCGCAATCGCTATCCCGGCCCTGGGGCGAACCTTCAATGGCGGATTTTCTCGCCAGCTTCAATTTCCGCGAGGAGGAGCCCGAGCTCGACAGCCGCCTGTGCACCGGCCTCGAAGAGCTGCAACTGCAGTTTCGCGATGCTCTTGACGGCAAGGTCACCGCCACTCGAGCCGAGCGGGTTGCGACAAGGCTGGACCTCGCAGCCTCAGCCGAGTTGACGCTTGGAGTGTCTGCGAGCGAGAACAATGTGCTGGAGGGCCTGGGCGCGCTGGACCCTTCGCTGGGAGGCGCTCTGCCGACGGACGCATCTGTAGGCGCTGACGGAGGCCAGGTCGCCCGCGTGGTGCTCGTGAATGAGGCCGTGATGAACCAGTCGTCGGACGAACCGGTGCTGCAGACGGCTGTCGCAAAGCATATTGCTGGTGGAGTTGGCCAGGTCGATGGAAGCGAGTGGGCACTGCGAGACTCGTCGCGAGGCGCCAACGGCTGGATCTTTACCTTTATCTGCAAAGGTTCCATGGAGCACTGGCAGCGACAAAACAAGAGCCAGCCGAAGACGCTGGTTGCAGAATATTCACACAGGGAACTCGATCCCCTGCTAGGAA GCCGACCTGCTTTTGACTGTCGAGGTGTCATtacaatttctttttttcgaaaATCTAGAACTGTATCGATCGAATATGACCATTTACCACTCCACCGGACAGTAGCGGAGCTTTCAGCCTTGTACCAACCTTTAATACCACGACGCCCTCTTCTtgcagcagaaaagaaagctaaGGCGCCGAGACAGCCTGGTgcgcagaggaagaagcgagaTGGCGACAATGCGACCAATGGCGAGGGCAAAAAACCGAGGAAACGGAAGAGGAAAACGGATGACGCTGGTGCTTCAGAGGAGCAAGGCGTAACGGAGATTGATCCTTCTCTACCCACGCAGATTCAGACCTTCACCAACCAGGTTGGAGGAGACGAGAAtggcggccagcagcagtctcAGGCTGACCAGTCGGCTCAAAATTCCGCAGCGGGCCAGCTTGTTATCAATGTGACGCctgaagaggctgagagacGGCGAAATGTTGCCGTGGCTATGCTTCAGCAGGCGGCCGTTGACCCGGAGTCGCTTTCCCCGGAGCAGTTCAACATCTTTGCAAATCAATCTCCAGATCTGCAAAAGGAGTCGCTTAATATGCTGATTAGGTACGGTGCAGAGCGTCTACGCATCGTGCATCCCAGCAGTAAGGAAGGCTCTGCTCAGCCACCCTCTCGAGACTCTTCATCTGCGCCTGCGGTTCAGAGTAACGTGCAAGAAGATCCATCTGGTCCCGTCACAACCAGTGGCCTGGCATTGCAAACAGCAACTCCCACAACTACGAAAAAGAGtcgaaagaaaaagcagacTGCTAGtaatggcgatgatggaaCGACTGGAGAAGCAACGACTAATGGAGAGGCCAAGAAAACGAGGCGCCGGGGGCCAGCCAAGTCAAGGACTTCCTGCGCTCAATGTAAACAGCGTAGGGTAAAG TGTCCAAAAGAAACGCCGATATGTAGTGAATGCCGTGAGGCGGGTCTTATATGCGAGTTCGCACCTCCTAAGccaaaaaagccaaagtcgaaTGCTCTGATCACGatagaagatgaagcagaagaagatgaactAGAAGAGACACTCGGCGAAGGACAGGATGATGAGCCTCAGCTAGAAGGCCAGCAACAGTCACAtggtgatgacgacgacgcagAGGGCTTCCCCGACATAGGAGATGAGCATGTGCACACGCAAATGCCCATCGGAGATGTCTTACCAAACAACGTACATGTTACCGACTGGGAGGCCAGCCATAATCAGACAAGTTATTTTCCGCCGACAGCAACTATGGCGGTTTCTGAAGCAGGTACTTCACAACCACCACACACAGCTGGCGTGCCTATATCTGATCTTGTTAATCTTATCATGCCCTCGGGTCGTCCGTATTATTCGAACATGCCAGCAGCGGATATGCAAGAACAGACTTTGGCACACCAGAGGAAAAGTTCAACCCAGTCATCGGCACGTCATGGACCTGGGCGCAACATGACGGCGAGGCCAGCCCAAGACGAAGAGCATCACGGCTCAGTGAATCCTCAGTCACTTTCGGAATGGTCCGGCGACGATAGCCCCGTTACGCAGGCAGCAGCTGTGGTGGCACAAGCGGTGACCTCTATGCAAGACCAGGACCCTCATGAGCCTGTCTATGGATTGTCAGAACCACCTGCTAATAGGGGCAGCGGCTGGCGTTCGGCAAACGCCCAACAGCCGTCTATGGGAGTATCGCAGAAACAAGGCGTATCACCGGCTGCACTACAGCGTCCAGGGACCGCATCACCAAGGAATGAGATTCAACGAACCAGCCTGCCGAAGGGCAAGCAGCCGTCGAAGCGAGGAGCTGTTCAGAACTCACCTTCCACCGATCAGCAACCTAACAGCCGCCGATCAGGACTACAGAAACAGGTGGGTATGGCTGGCTCGGCGGCATATAACAGTTACGACCGTTACTCTAGCACCCGTGGGGCAGAGACAGCTTCAACCGATAGAATTTCATACGAACCGTACCAGTACCAGAGAGACGCAGTTGGCACCGCTCCGTACTCTGGCTATGGCCATAGTCAACTTGCAACGACATCTGCCGCTTCGATACCTGCGCAGACGGCTAATACTGAAATACCGGCTGCAGACCGCCCAGGGGCACAAACATTTGGGCCCTATACGAGCTCTGCGCAACGAAATCAATCGCATAACCAGTCGGCATCATATCTAGGCCTAAGAGCGAATGCACAGGCTCAAGAGTTCAACAACAGTGGCTCAGAATCGTCGCACGATTCCCGGCAGGTCTTTCACATGCGCTCGCAATCTGGGGCATCGCGACAGGGCCAGGCTGGAATGAAGCAAGACCGAAACTATATGACATATCCGTCACATatccagcaacagcagcaaacacCTCATCAGCGTGCCCCCCCAGCAGCACGCGCAACACACGCAACATGCGCAGCAATCGAACCAACACCAGAATTGGTATAA
- a CDS encoding uncharacterized protein (TransMembrane:12 (i179-199o219-236i248-266o272-289i301-321o341-367i415-434o454-476i497-515o521-546i567-585o591-609i)), producing MADIIREAAIGQVIRWVSGNRYLKYPEEKDDFTLPEPWIQLMNGIPITSANTSTSDASTAAEDKETGGILRTPSNGSHGSTARDQSPQPSRAPKDEEQAPESGRRRSSAEQSVSHEHAQHSEWGDMTRRRHDEDEEHELEKVKSIPIVPQTTKDGAILVDWYYTDDPDNPYNWSRNKRLLINVIICLYTFVVYTTSAIYTTSEGGIMQRFGVSEIKATLGLSIYVLGYGIGPLIFSPLSEIPLIGRNPVYIATMFMFVIISIPTAFAPNYPGLIVLRFLQGFFGSPCLASGGASLGDMYSLMALPFAMMSWVAAAYCGPALGPLLSGFAVPVEGWRWSLFISIWASAPVFIAMFLLLPETSSANILLRRARRLRKLTGNKRFMSQSEIDQHNLRYRDIFWDALIKPLEITLKDPAVLFVQVYTAIIYGIYYSFFEVFPLVYPVFYGMNLGQVGLVFLCILVSCIIGIVVYSAYLYFWQNPRIEKYGWPVQEERLIPALPASIGPTIGLFLFAWTARASIHWIVPTIGITIYGATVFIVMQAVFIYVPLSYPRYAASLFAANDFFRSALACGSVLFAHPLFGNLGVAKGTSLLGGLSVIGIIGIWLLYYYGGRLRTLSKFAESDEPKTGEPATQQEKN from the exons ATGGCGGACATCATCCGTGAAGCCGCCATCGGCCAAGTCATCCGCTGGGTTTCTGGCAACCGCTATCTGAAATACCCCGAAGAAAAGGACGACTTCACATTACCCGAGCCATGGATCCAGCTCATGAACGGCATTCCCATCACATCAGCAAACACTTCCACATCAgatgcctccaccgccgccgaggaCAAGGAGACGGGCGGCATCCTGCGGACTCCATCCAATGGGTCCCACGGAAGCACTGCCCGAGATCAATCTCCACAGCCGTCTCGAGCGCCAAAGGATGAGGAGCAGGCGCCCGAATCGGGAAGACGGCGGTCTTCAGCGGAGCAGTCGGTCTCGCATGAGCACGCTCAGCACTCGGAATGGGGCGACATGACACGCCGGAGAcacgatgaggatgaggagcaCGAGCTGGAAAAGGTCAAGAGCATACCCATCGTGCCTCAGACAACAAAGGACGGCGCCATCCTCGTCGATTGGTACTACACAGACGACCCCGACAACCCGTACAACTGGTCGCGCAACAAGCGCCTGCTCATCAACGTCATCATCTGTCTCTACACTTTTGTCGTGTACACAACCTCCGCCATCTACACCACCTCCGAGGGCGGCATCATGCAGCGCTTCGGCGTCAGTGAGATCAAGGCCACCCTCGGCCTGTCCATCTACGTGCTGGGCTACGGTATCGGTCCTCTAATATTCTCCCCCCTATCTGAGATTCCCCTGATTGGACGAAATCCCGTGTACATTGCCACCATGTTCATGttcgtcatcatctccatcccgACAGCCTTTGCGCCAAACTACCCCGGCCTGATAGTCCTGCGTTTCCTCCAGGGCTTCTTTGGATCACCGTGTTTGGCATCTGGAGGTGCTTCTCTCGGTGACATGTACAGCTTGATGGCCCTGCCTTTTGCCATGATGTCCTGGGTCGCTGCCGCATACTGTGGAC CTGCTCTGGGTCCTCTTCTTAGCGGTTTCGCCGTCCCCGTAGAAGGCTGGCGATGgtccctcttcatctccatctgggCCTCTGCCcccgtcttcatcgccatgttCCTGCTCCTCCCCGAGACCAGCAGCGCAAACATCCTGCTCCGCCGCGCCCGCCGCCTGCGCAAGCTCACTGGCAACAAGCGCTTCATGTCCCAGAGCGAGATTGACCAGCATAACCTCCGCTACCGCGACATTTTCTGGGATGCCTTGATCAAGCCCCTTGAGATTACCTTGAAGGATCCTGCCGTTTTGTTCGTCCAGGTTTACACTGCCATCATCTACGGCATCTACTATTCAT TCTTCGAAGTCTTCCCCCTCGTCTACCCCGTCTTCTACGGCATGAACCTCGGCCAAgtcggcctcgtcttcctctgcatCCTCGTCTCCTGCATCATCGGCATTGTCGTCTACTCCGCCTACCTCTACTTCTGGCAGAACCCCCGCATCGAGAAATACGGCTGGCCCGTCCAGGAAGAGCGTCTCATCCCCGCCTTGCCGGCCTCCATCGGCCCCACcatcggcctcttcctctttgcctGGACCGCCCGCGCCTCCATCCACTGGATCGTGCCCACCATCGGCATCACAATCTACGGCGCcaccgtcttcatcgtcatgcAGGCCGTCTTCATCTACGTGCCGCTCAGCTATCCGCGGTACGCCGCCAGTCTGTTCGCCGCAAACGACTTCTTCCGCAGCGCCCTTGCCTGCGGCAGTGTCTTGTTTGCGCACCCGTTGTTCGGCAACCTTGGCGTTGCAAAGGGCACCAGTCTTCTCGGCGGCCTCAGCGTCATTGGCATCATTGGTATTTGGCTGCTGTACTATTATGGCGGCAGACTCCGTACGCTGAGCAAGTTTGCTGAGTCGGATGAGCCAAAGACCGGGGAGCCTGCTACtcagcaagagaagaattga
- a CDS encoding uncharacterized protein (EggNog:ENOG41) produces MQRKLLSDGLWRCLCPSFDQLVLRTAIRQSLPRTRPAVSRPCAARSGPIYVRCYGTTAGFASRDEVQPGEDGSRFTSSKLRSWKDRLLASTAPSEETLKASTVEEIFAALNSLREARDRMSTSSPEIDQHQRIVQLVQHLLQVEDQPITPYLYECLMDAMAHPRGSVDGARRLLDDMVEQGIKPTAELCNGALRALMNHPDYILRQEILGIMQEYWFTIDTPVKQTVIVGMLRDEQYELAYARLTELIEQGARIDPWVYDIFILVFGKLRFLDEMLQLLYRRKNIGGSTDPIVITLTYYALDMCSQSYHHAGTLFGWLSVVQNHLVQPSDGIIENVLGTAARNADAQLATEALDLISQRTRAQSHHYEAVVEAFTGSGDLAAAIRTLCIMRDGGIRISRANTRTIYKTLLSRPELLEGAEEVVREAARARPVHRAIVAVVIDSIAQIHGSEKALRLYRDLPTLCGAESLNATMAQDLIIHSAEEATTTLLTKEYKDHIAENQDPIRNISTYNLLIAKCAEAGEMDLAFRFTKQAMTAGITKSRSSKWISVLVEQAITREDSRVWPIVDSLLSSGDEDTTKMVRRILQQKRISKLASQWKARNSTTAAP; encoded by the coding sequence ATGCAGCGCAAATTGCTCAGTGACGGGCTATGGCGCTGTCTGTGCCCGTCTTTTGACCAATTGGTCCTGCGCACAGCGATTCGACAAAGCTTGCCTCGCACACGACCAGCAGTATCACGGCCTTGTGCCGCCAGATCAGGGCCAATTTACGTGCGGTGCTATGGGACAACTGCTGGCTTTGCATCAAGAGATGAAGTCCagcctggagaagatggcagtCGCTTCACGAGTTCTAAGCTACGGTCCTGGAAGGACAGGCTTCTCGCCTCCACAGCGCCATCAGAGGAGACGCTGAAAGCAAGTACGGTTGAAGAGATTTTTGCGGCCCTGAATTCTCTTCGAGAGGCGAGGGATCGGATGTCGACCAGCAGCCCAGAAATCGACCAGCATCAAAGAATAGTGCAGCTAGTGCAGCATCTACTGCAGGTCGAGGATCAGCCAATCACACCTTATCTTTACGAGTGTCTAATGGACGCCATGGCTCATCCTCGAGGCTCCGTTGATGGTGCCCGCCGACTGCTTGACGACATGGTTGAACAGGGGATAAAGCCAACGGCGGAATTATGCAACGGCGCCCTGAGAGCGCTGATGAATCATCCGGATTACATACTGCGCCAAGAGATTCTGGGTATTATGCAGGAATACTGGTTTACAATTGATACACCGGTGAAGCAGACGGTTATAGTGGGAATGCTCAGAGATGAGCAATATGAGCTGGCATATGCAAGGCTAACGGAGCTGATTGAGCAAGGGGCCAGAATTGACCCCTGGGTCTACGACATATTCATTCTGGTATTTGGGAAGCTTAGATTTCTAGATGAAATGCTACAGCTTCTGTATAGGCGCAAGAACATTGGTGGCAGTACCGACCCAATTGTCATCACCTTGACATACTACGCATTGGACATGTGCAGCCAGTCATACCACCATGCGGGCACTTTGTTTGGGTGGCTCTCAGTCGTGCAAAATCATCTTGTGCAGCCGTCGGATGGCATCATAGAGAATGTGTTAGGAACAGCAGCTAGAAACGCAGACGCGCAGCTGGCGACGGAGGCGCTGGATCTGATATCGCAGCGAACGAGAGCTCAGTCTCACCACTACGAAGCCGTTGTGGAGGCTTTTACTGGCAGTGGAGACCTGGCAGCGGCGATTCGAACTCTCTGCATCATGAGAGATGGCGGGATACGAATCTCACGCGCCAATACCAGGACGATTTACAAAACTCTGCTGAGTCGTCCAGAGCTCCTGGAGGGAGCGGAGGAGGTGGTGCGAGAGGCAGCCCGTGCCCGCCCTGTGCACAGAGCGATTGTGGCTGTTGTTATTGATTCTATAGCGCAGATTCACGGCAGCGAAAAGGCTTTGCGCTTATACCGGGACCTCCCAACGCTCTGCGGCGCGGAATCGCTCAATGCAACCATGGCGCAGGATCTCATCATCCATAGCGCTGAGGAGGCCACCACTACACTTCTGACAAAGGAATACAAGGATCACATCGCAGAGAACCAAGACCCAATTCGGAACATCTCGACATACAACCTTTTGATTGCAAAGTGCGCAGAAGCAGGCGAGATGGACCTAGCGTTTCGGTTTACTAAACAAGCCATGACCGCCGGCATCACAAAGAGTCGATCCTCCAAATGGATCAGTGTCTTGGTCGAGCAGGCAATTACAAGAGAAGACAGTCGAGTTTGGCCCATAGTTGATTCACTTCTCAGCTCAGGGGACGAGGATACGACGAAGATGGTGCGCAGGATTCTACAACAAAAGAGAATTTCAAAACTAGCCTCACAGTGGAAGGCAAGAAACTCTACAACCGCAGCTCCCTGA